The DNA window CAGCAGAGAGActgtggcaggaggagaagaaCTGGCTCTGAGCTCATGGGCACCTTCCTGGTGGTGGAGCCACAGTGCATGGGAGGGGCTCagctttgggttggaaatgaTACCTTgaacagagactggacagagctaaagaataaagcagggatttattcaaaggatctcctccatggatccaccttgggcagcaccagagcccagccagggctgcacccaagaggaaccaaaatggtcccaaaatgcacgagcgctcccgggggctctcactgggatcagctctgctccatttgcaccttgcagttcattgtcccattccagctttagcccaggcactcccatcctgcttgtttttctctctccagcccacgttgtttgtgctcttgggcctgagatttggatcatttgtccttggtccccagctggagcaggaattgttttgtctccctgctctgtgcagagagctcagcatcccctcatgtgaagctcagacccacacactaaagcagcacagaatgtgaaaaatataaaagctcaaacctgaggcatcagaaAAGGCACCTGAATCCAACTTCCACAGCCATAAAGCAGTTCCTGGTGCCTGGAATacccctctgccctggcagaatgctggcaggagggcagcagcacagccaggctgcagccagcactggtGGCCAGGCACGATCAGGTAAGTGCAATCCAGGGGATTGTTCACAATGGAAGGATGAGTGCAGAATCAATtatcctccctgctcctggaacTGCACACATCTCTGCCTCTGGACAATGGGATTCActgctgcatccctctgctcacCAATGGCAGcaggaaatttttattttgacgTCATGATACTCCCAGTTCTTTGTGCCTTTCTGATTCTGAGCCATTCCCTTGAAGATCCTAGGAAATATCCTCAACTTCAGGTCCTTTTGTTCCCTTGGTCCAGTTTTaccctttttttctgaattcagtgctctgattttaattttatgctgTTTTCCTTGGAACTAAGGGAGGGAAGTTGGTTGGCTGTGGATGTGAAAACCAGAATTTCAGGCATCACGTGTTCTTCTTTGTAACTACCAGAAGAGAAATGGAGCTGTACAGTCCAAACCTGCCCATCTAACTCAGCAAGAGGTGGTTGCACCCCACTGCAGAACTGCCAGCTCGGATTTACTCATCCAAAAATTACTCAGCTGACAACTGGAGGGTTTTTCCCACAGCACCACCACGCTTTGCACTGATAGACTTAAtggaaaattaggaaaacaCTTCAGGAGCAACAACTGCAGCACACCTCTGTAGTCAAGACAAAAGAACTGTTTCTCAACTGTTTTGAAGTGGGTTTTTCTTGCCTTTAACCAATTTTGTTTGCTCAAGCTGTGAAATGGGCAAATCTTGACCTTTTAACCCCATGTAACCTTCCCAAAAAGTCATTATTCatcgtgttttttttttccagaaaagcaaTAGAAAGTCTTGAATGCAATGACAGTCATCAACTTCAACACCCATTTATTTCTTTACCATTTCTAAAGATCATGAATTCCATTCCACTCATTCTTTATTCTGTGTGCTGAGATTAATGTTAAATATTTGCCTCCAATAGGGGGTTCAGCACCAAGGAGAATCACAGGATGATTTCGAGGTCACCTGGCCTAACCCCACCTCAAGATATTGAAGGAAGCAGAGAACCTTTCCTTGCTGCCATCCAAGGCTCTACCCAGGATAAAAGACTCAGGAAAGTCTTTATTAATTTGCTCGTGGTGACCTGAGTTATGTTCCCTCAACATCATCTCTCCCAAGTTCCTACAAATCTTATGAAACCacaaatacagcattttttaGGTGGAATCTTGGATCAGTCACTTGGACTGGGTACTTTTAAATTTAGGTTTTTATTCCCTTCaaaatctcttaaaaaataaataatccacATTTTACTTGGCCTTACACACAACTGAGGGGAACAGGgactcaacaaaaaaaaaaggggaatacTCCTTTGAAGATGAACAATAAACAAGAGCATCAAAATGACCTGAAAGGGGTTTTAAATTCTCCACTGAAGTAGCACTGAGAcataaatgtcatttttaatttgttaagTTAAACAAAATTGCTGAGAAGGAGCGTGGAGGAATTACTGACATATTTCTGTATAAATGTGTGTGCACTGCTTGCACAATATCACCACGTCCCAGCATTTAAAGCTTGGCTCCAAATAAGATGGAAACTCCCTTTTTCCAAGGAATCACATGGAAAAGACAAGCGGCCATGGGTACAAATTACTCCTGGGGACATTCCAATTGGACACaagaggaaacatttttcaagaGAACAATCAGCCATTGGAACCATTTCCCCCAGGGAAAAGTGCTGAATTGCCAAAGCCTGGGCACTTTTAAGATTTGGCTGGACAGGGTGCTGGGTCACCTTGTCTAGACTGTGCTTTTGCCAAGGAAGGTTGGACCAGGTGAGccttgaggtcccttccaacctggcgTTGTGGGATTCTGTGAATTGAGAAATTCTACTGGCTGCTGTCTGCTTACAGCTgaggaaaaatgaagatttgCTGCCACCTATATATTGCTTTTCTCGTGGATTAATTGAAACAGAAATTCTAAAATAAACCCCACCTGTAGAATCTGGGTAGGTATGCAACCTCTACAGcatgttgtatttttttattaaataaccCTTCATGACTTGGCAAAAAATATAATCATGGCAATAAAGAACCATCATTGACCCctgtaatttctttcattaaaaggTGTGAGTCAAAATGCTGTGCATCTGCATTTCCCTAGGATATTTTATGGCCAGGTATTCTTTTAAAGCTTGGCAGTAGTTTTACTTCCAGTTTTTTCTCATATATTTGCACAGGATGCCTTCAGTTTGCGTGTTTTTACAGCacatgaaaaacaagaaaagagacTCAAAAAGTAATgtaaatggaaggaaaaataagattCGTCTTTAGTTTTCTATGGGAGACAAAACCAGAATTGCAGATGCTGTGAATGAACCAGCTGTGGTTAATCCTATAGAGGTTCTCAGCTGCTCACCTAAATACTTACATTAGGATTTTGTAACAGAGAATGGAAGAGGATCTAGACAAATACCTGCTGGATTTACACTGTAATTTTTCACTGCATTACCACaggaatttttcattctttaaaatgctCAATCACTTTGACCAGAACCTGCAGGGCTCCCAAACACAACAGGATTTGgctgaagggaaataaaagttttgcCAGAGCCAGGCCTGATATTGTGGGTGTTTATCTGGAATCTCTGTTCCTCCCTCTGACCTCCAGGagtcccagcagccctgctgggttCTGTGGGTGCTTCCAGGAGCCCGGAGCTCAGCAGGGATGCAaatgctctgctggctgcagctcacaCTGCCCGGCAGGAATGAACTCTGGAAAGGGCTCTGCTTAGGAAAGggctccctctcctgctcctaCTGAGAccaaagcagctctgtgaggaaAGGGAActgttcccaaatccctccctccctgcagggatggagcacagaCAGGATGGCAGCACATCCTGTGGGTCACcccccttccagcccagcttcTCCAAAGGTTGGGAAGTGTCAGCTTGTCCCAACACATCAGAGTGAACCACAGAATTACAGAGttgtttaggctggaaaagatctctcagatcatcgagtccaaccattaccCCAGCACTGCCGTGTCCACCACCAAACCCTGTCccccaagggccacatccacacagcttctgagcacttccagggatggtggctccaccactgccctgggcagcctgttccaatgcctgaccatcacttcagtgaagaaatcttccctaatatccaaactaaatCTCCCCTGATACAGCTAGAgcccatttcttttcctcctgttccctgggagcagagcctgaccccccggctgtcccctcctgtcaggagctgtgcagagccacaaagTCCCCCcagagcctccttttctccaggctgagcccctttcccagctccctcagcctctccttatgctccagacccttccccagctctgttcccttctctggacacactccagcacctcagtgtcctcCTTGTCATGAGGGGCCTAAAAGTGACTACAGGTGTGGCCTCTCCAGTGCTGAGTAgaggggacaatccctgccctggccctgctgccacatTGCTGACCcaggccaggtgccattggcctccttgcccacctgggcactccTGGCTGAGTTCAGccactgtcaccagcaccccccaggtcccttcccactgggcagcttttccagccactcttcccaaaagtgtggggctggctgggattGTTGTGACCCCCATGTAGGACCCAGCTGCTAACCAGTGAGGTTTTGTATCAGACTTTTCACTGGTTTTTAGCAACACTCTTCCCAGGGAATTCCATCCAGCCCACCACACCTCTGAGGCTCATCCATAATGAGCTGTTCATTCATTAATTAGCCAGTATCAGGAATACACTCAATATTCTCAGCTTTGCTGGGGAGCTGCCAAAGGCCACTGAAGCTTTCTTCTCTACCTCAATTAATGCTGAGTGTGAGGAAAAAATCATCCTgagagtggaaaggatgaagTGATGGGGCAGCACTGCCTTTTGGGATCAGCACTACCTTATAGGATCAGTCAAGCTGCAAGAAACCCGAGTTTTAAGACTTTAGACTGTGGTACTTTGGCCTATTGCATGTTAATCTTTTACAAATTATATGAATGTGGAATGCTGGCAGCTCTTTTCAGTAAATTTTTGGTTCCAGATAGGAAGCAAGTGCCACTCCTGGCccatctgcagctccagcagatcCCCAGTTTGATAATTCCCACAGCCCCTAcattataaatgtatttataccTAATGTATAATTGCTTCCTTCTCAATAGGGTCTCCACATATGCTATCTCCATAAGAAAttaaactggaaaacaaaatagcaATAATAACTTTAAGAAATCAGTGTTAgtgtataaattaaaaaaaatgctacGCCTCCCACTCttacattttttccagaaaaaaaaaaaaacaaacaaaaaaacccaaaaaaaaacaacaacaaaaaaccatcAATTAAGAAcataagagagagaaaagccaaaaatatatatttggaGTTCACTTCTAAAACTTTTATATCATGAAATagtgcagaaaaataataaaaactctGTTTCAGCACAATATCCCCAGAAATACTCTCACCTGTGGCCTGACAACCGACTCTCAGTTTTCCTGAGggatctttccttcttttctctcccagcCCCTGAATGTCTGTGAGGGGCACTCACTTTAaggtttttttcactgctgtctGCACCAGAGCTTGGAAgagatttcctttcttctgtcttggccctctctctctcagacagcagcttggaaaaaaagtCCTCTGGATCTTTGGGGCTGTTCCTTGGTTTTTCAGAGGCAGAACTGGTGTGTGAGCTTAGCAGAGCCTTCGATGCAAATTCCACGTGGGATTTTGGTGGAGatgctttgctttcctgcaaATCAGGGCTTGGGACACTCAGGTCATGCTCTTCATGCTCCTcacccctgggctgggctgtgctgctgatgcTCGTGGATCTTTTGGAAAGCCTCCTTTTTTGGGGATCCTGGAAGGAAGAGCCATGAAAGGCACAGATTAAAATTTTAGCATCTTTAAATAAACgcaaaaagcaaaggaaagctcTAGCACTGATTTCTGAGCTAAGCTATTCATTCATTTTTAGGAATCAGCTTCCAGAGtaaatcattaatttttataaattaatcataattaaaaaaaaatcattatttaaaaaaaaatcagtaataaaataagcaaacacTTTCACTTAAAATTTGAGCAGTATTAAGGATGCTACCTACcattaaaacatgttttccatggttttaccaagaaaaacaacaaattaCCTCCTAAGAGCTTAATTTTGGGGCTGTATCCAGCTCAGGACATCAAGACATCTAAAGATATTTTATTAGTATCTACCACTATGGGTATCTAGTCTTTACTTCTAAATCAGAGATATTTACAAATATCCAGCTAATTAATTGAATTCCCATATGCTCTTCAGTACTACCTAAAAGTCATAgttaagtattttaatttctcattatcACAAGCTTAATTTTACATTGGAAAAGTTCCTGTTGTTATATAAAagaagcataaagaaaaaaaaaaaaaaaaaaaaagtaggcaAGAAATTTTAAACTGTGCTTTGAAAGCACTTCTTGATGGAATATGGTCTGATCTGATCCATTCAGAAACTTATTTTCAACTGAAAGCAATTTTCAGTTCCAAATGCTCCTGATTAAACGTGGGGTCTTGGAAAAACCAGAGTGAAACAAATACTGTGAAGGTAACAAAGCAATTTTCAtaggaaaatggaaaactaaATCTGTGAAGAGGTTTCAGGAATGGGGAAGATTTATAAAGTGATTTATAAAGTGTGTTCTCAGTGACCTGAGAACACAGACATGCAGGGGGTAGTTGCCTGCAGTGGTTATATCTGAAATTCTGAATGAAGCACGACGATTTCCCTAACTTAGCACTTCTTTTCAGCCTGCAGAGCTAATGCAGAAGCCATTTGAACATTATTTGCAAGTGACTTTTTTATCCCAGCAGGCTGGATATAAAATCCATGGGCAAGCcaaacattttgaaaagtgCTGGGAATCACCTCTGGCGGACTTGCCACTGGTCCAGCCATCATTCCTCTGGCAATGAGACCAGCCCTGGGCCTTGacttctccttccctgtggaTTTCAGCTCCTCAGAAAtcacagctgcttttaaatCCTCTCGACTGTCTTTTAACTTCTTGTCCCAAGCACAGGGTAAGTTACTGCTGTGGGTTGTCCCTGTGTGGCATTTTTCACTTCTGTGCTGATGTTTTCTGGGTGGAGGGATTTTATCCAGTGGATTCTCAGCATCATACCtagagggaagaaagaggaaaagcttgAAAGAGCAAAGTAATGCACaagtaaattaataaaaccagCTAATTAGAGCACTGTTGTCAACTAAAGTTACATTTTATCTTGAAATGGTAATCAAATGCAGGCACTTTTCACCTGAACATCTGGATGTAGGACTTCAGAACATTATTTCATCATTATTATGTGACACAACTGGTTATAACATGGGTAACACAATCCCATAATTACTTATTTTGTTGTAAAAGGGGTTCAAactgagaaaagggaaatttaaattagatattgggaaaaaattcttcccgGTGAGgatgctgaggccctggcacaggttcccagagaagctgtggctgcctctggatccctggaagtgcccaaggccaggctggatggggcttggagcaacctgggacagtggaaggtgtccctgcccatggcagggggtggaatgagatgagcttttaGCTCCCTTGCAGCCCAGtccattctgtgattgtatGATTGTACATCATAGCAGAAAGTGCAATTGATTTGTTATATCAGACAGGCCCTAAGCTaccaccagcagctcccggTCCTTCTCCATCTGCTTGAAAATTTGTTAACACTTTTGCTCACATCCTCTGTTCTCCTGTAACTTAGACTGACTCTACTGACGCTTCTCACTCTTTGTTCAGCTGTAGAACACTTACTTTAGTCCACAAACAAAAGCACTTTTgtgatggaaattattttactgaGTAGTCCCCAGCTCCATGTCcgtttataaatttataaattctGTGTAACTCAAAAACACTCGCCCTCCTTAACACAAGGAAACAAATCCCTGAACTTGTTTATCCCTCTGAGATGCTTTCCTCCATCCTGATTCATTGTAAAGTAAGTTGAAACATCTTGTACCACAAAACTGTTCCTCTGATTTAACCCATTTTTCCAGGAGTGTGTCTCGTGTGGTGAGGACACGCTGAGTATGATGTGtatgatgccttgtgaaggctgccctagaagagaggctggacagagctaaagaataaagcagggatttattcaaaggatctcctccatggatccaccttgggcagcaccagagcccagccagggctgcactcAAGAtcaaccaaaatggtcccaaaatgcacgagcgctcccgggggctctcactgggatcagctctgctccatttgcaccttgcagttcattgtcccattccagctttagcccaggcactcccatcctgcttgtttttctctctccagcccacggtgtttgtgctcttgggcctgagatttggatcatttgtccttggtgcccagctggagcaggaattgttttgtctccctgctctgtgcacagagctcaccatcccctcatatgaagctcagaactacacactaaagcagcacagaatctgaaaatataaaagctgaaacctgaggTATCCTGTATGTAAACTGAAGGGAGCCTGATCTGCCTCTGGAATCATCAGGAAAAGTAAGGACTGCTACTCCCAACCCAGCCCCACATCACCCCTCACTGCCAAGGGCGCTGGCTCAGAGACTGTTTTAAGTTACAGCAACCTCCAAGAGCAAAgttaaaagcaaagcagagtcATTAATAAGGAACCAGTGCAGAGTCCTGTCTGATTCAAGTCTCCACCCCTGAAAGCATTGTTAAAAGTTACAGtagttgaaaataaaatggatttcAGGCACTGGCTGGCTGACCTTGGCAGTCCCTGGTCTTCCCTTGCCCAAAGGGGATGGCAATGGTGAGGATGAGCCTcagggcagagggcagggttagatgggatattgggaagaaatccttccctgtgaggatggtgaggctgacacaggttgcccagagcagctgtggctgcccctggattcctggaagtgtccaaggccaggttggatggggcttggagcaagctgggatagaggaatgggatggaatgagatgatctttaaggttccttcccacATTAACAccactgggcactgctgttcCCTCCCAGAGCAGTGTCAGGGACTCCCCTGTGGGAGAGATCcatgaaagggaaagaaaaagggattaaaaataaaaaaagaggaagaaaaatagaaaaggggaagaaagcCTTTGCACTGCCTCTTTTTCAAGTGCTGCTTCTGAGCTCAACTTAAAACATCTTGGCTTTCTTCCCCTATAAGAAATGACTTcatgaggtttttttcatgCACTGTTTTGGCTGCTTTGGGCATGTTGCATTTAGGATGAAGGACAAAACCTGATTAATTCCCTGAAGGTGGAGGCTGGGAAGCTGAAATACACTTCTGTGCCCATTTTAAAAGCTCTCTATGGAAGTACAGGACTGTTAATCCTCTTTGAGGCACCAATAAATGAAAAACTTGGTTATATGTTGTTTTCAGGTACTCTGCAAGGTCTAAACCTACATTATTTGTAACCACACTGAATTTAAGACAGCAAAACTTGCTCTTTCCTATGTAAGGCATGAATATACCTGTAGTTTGAGCACAGGTGGTTTGTTTTACCTCCAAACCTGCTTCAGTTTGAGTATTCCCAATGTAAAAGGCATGAAATCTCCTATTTTGATGTGCTTCAGTGACTGAAAGACGCAATTGAGGTTATCAGTCTTCATAATTGGCAGGGAACATAAAAGATCATTTTTGAAGGGTGGCTTGCACAGGAAATTTTAATAATCTGGAAAATTAAGCTTTGTGTTATGAAGAAAACTAACAAAAGAAAGTTGAGCTCATGATATAAAACATTTAACACTCTTTCCCTTCATTAAGAAAAACTAAGTGAATACACAGggcaaagagaaataaatcagtACCTGGAGGCCTGAGTTTTGCTCTCATCCAGAGCACTGGCATTCCCATGATCCTCATCCAGGAGGTCGGGTGGGTGGGATGCTGAGCTCTTACTCTGAGGAGttgccagagcagagctggaaccAGAGCTCCTGGAAGTCCCACGGTGCTCCAGGAAGTAATTAGTAATAATTTCCAGCAGTGTTTTCAGTGGGTTCTCTTTTGCCTGgccaaaaagagaaataaaattcttgGTGGCTGTTGAAATGCTGCGTTAGTCTGGCTGCAGGGCATGATTTTTGCAGTGTACAGCTGAACATTTTAACTCTTTCCTAGAGTTACCTGAGGGTGTATCCCAGGAGTGACTGTACAAACAATCCAGGGAAATGGAAGATGGCAGCTAGAGAATGTCAAGAGCTCAAAGGTGCTGCTGTGTTAAGTGAAAGAAGCATGACACAAAAAAGCAACCTGTCACGGAGATTTCTGACTCTCATTTCAGCTAAATATTCCAAAGTGTGGAAACTGTGCTAGAATACACCTTTTCTACACTGGGAGAGGGTTTTTTGACGTGGCATTTATAGACTTACGTGAAGATACCAAAAGTATTGTGGTGCCTCAAGTTATGAGTGAAGTGTTTATATTGCATTTCCAAGGATCATTGTTgctattggacacaaaatgagtaaCACAGAAGtttggtaagttcaaaagagaaaaagatccagttttattcaaacatctggtatttatagaattccaaaggtgaccatggattggaggatggaattaccacccctccaaccacactggtccaaagatcaatcaatcatttctctccacccacagagaaatatgtaaactattctatttctacatgaaattgtgtgggaactctgactctcaaatacgtaaacattatcagaaggctaaagaagttttatgagaactttaaaacttccaaaagaactgtaaaagaaaacacttaaaaatcagggcaacagaTAATAAATGCTACAAGAGTAATTTCCATCTGCTGTGCCACATATAAAGCTGCAAATGGAAATGGGCATGCAAGGATACTTCCACGTGGTGCCAGGTGTTCCTCACCTTGTTCTGTTTGTACAGGGAGTGCAGGTGCAGGACATTCCTGAGCTCATTCCTGTTGCTGATGCTGAGTGCAGAGCGGGGAAGCTCCTGGTCCATGGTGCTGATGGTTTTCTTCAAGCCCTGAGAAGGAAAAGTGTCAGACCCCAAAGCTTTTACTCTGGGTTTTGTTGGGTGGGACATGAAACTTGTGGGTGGCAGCAGTTTGCAAGCAGGAAATCCTCAGAACCTGTGCTGTAATGTACAGCCTTGAATTATAGCAGCCCATGGAGGTGAAAATAATTAAGGTGGCTACATGAGATGGAAATTGCTgaactgagaaaaacaaaaacctctaTGCAGCTGACTTCAGCTGCTAAACAGCCTCCTAAGACTGATGGTCTGTATGAAAGGCCCTGAGCTGAAGTTATTCCAGGCAGCCTCAGGCTGGAAATCAGTCAGATTTCCATGGCATCAGCTGGTTTGGGGTCTTCCAACTTCAATTTTCAGTCTGTGGTCAGCACCCATGGGCACCTCAGAGACAAAACCCATGGGCATCTCACTCTCTGGGGGGACACACTGATTTATTGTGAGCTGGATCCCAAAATAATGTAAGTGGTACAACACCAGGCTACTGTTTTGAGAGAGAAAGCCCTGATTCCTTCTGTGGAGGGTTATTGTCAcaacaaaggatttttttttctgctgacagaGTGTCTGGCTCGGATTTATGAAATTAAGGGCAAATTGTGGTAAATAAAAGATCCTTATCCCTGTAGGCTTTGATGTATATGAAAGATCTGGGGGAAGCAGAAGCACAAAGGATTGATTATCAGTGTCCCTCgttttgaaaatgtaaatttggAGATGGGATGCAGAACATGAGACTGAGGTTTGTGTAACACTCAATGAGGCAGTGGCCGCTTAATTTCTGATCTAACTCATTCCTGACACAGGGGGTCCAACATCAGCAATATTTCCTAAGGATTGAACATAAATACAAAGTAACAAGTGCTGCTACATAGAAATGTGAAGGTGGTTTCCAGTCTGCTCAATCCCACACTCCCTGCATGTCTGTGTAGTCCAAAATTCGCTTTATAGTATTAAACTTCTGACAGGTACAATAGCCTCGTTTCTCCCCTTACCTCAATTCCTTTCCCCCGGCCAAAATAATGGGGTTTCTGTTGAGTTATTACTGAAAACTGGAGGTGGGGGGGAAATGCATATTACCAGTTTATCTAAAACTGTTACCTTTtgcctttatttaaaaaattaaattaggcTTTGTATGCCTCTTGCAAACAGAAGGACAACAACAAAACACGCAATTCgtgaaggaataaaagaaaaaaaaagttaaaattaaaaaaaaaataaaataaataaacctgcaaacaacaagaaaaaccaaactgaaagtGCGTTTCTTGATTTAATTTCCAGTCTCGCAGGCGTGTGTGGGTAAGCATGGGCTTGCCctgagcaggaggaagcagctccGTCGCCGGGAATAAAAGGGCACTGTGGGAGATGTAGTCCAGCTGCTCACCCCCGAGCctccccccattcccacccaGCTGCTTTCGGTCCGGATAAATCCCCCGGCATCCCTGAATCCCCCAGCCCTTCCATCCCCGGCGCCATCCCCAGCGCGGCTCAGCTGCGAGGAAACTCACACAAGTTTACCTTTCTACTGAGAAACTCTCTCACCAGTGATGCGGCCACTTCTTCCACGAAGGCGTTGTCCATGTTtcagccccccaaaaaagcGGATTTGGGGTGCGGGGATGCTGCTCAGGCCAGGGCAGCCCCGCGGCATCGCCGCTGCCCGCGGTGATGGGACGGAGCCCGCAGGGATGTCGCCGTGGGTACCATGTCATCGGAAACCGGGACAACTCCTCcccctggggagggagggatgcagagaggaaggaaggaaggaagccGGACAgaaatttgggatggagggaagtTGTAGagaacgaaaaaaaaaaaaaaaaaaaaaaaaaaaaaaaaaaaaaaaaaaaagcaaaacttaaaataaacttcaaataaaagaattaaattatgAATTATGTGGTAAAGAACAAATATaggtgtgaaaaatgcatattttatgattggcttttcgcaaatgttacaatgaatattatatgtgtgatgttggaaagttatgctgtattaattctccCAAGCAGtgttttgaatgtatttttaggttataacacaatgttaaaatagaaactatactatgtaagatactttttaactagctcaagaaagagatgggataatcaaggaattcttcgcacaaagATAACtattacagaaacccctaaattttccagaggagaggaatttatggctttccttatcaacagaaacgaacttcttcaagcctgacttagactcaaAGGCACCTGGGAATTAAcaaactttttgacaagtaccagacgaagttcttgttttaaataaaatatatgcataatcatgaagtgttttgtatctgcaacaggctgttgcttttaaggtgattcctttgttcacaaggcatgcttgtcgtggcttaagtgcccgagagcatccggatgtccgtaattctttgctttttattgtcttgtaattgtcctgactctaaatttttattactctaattgtattactattttttataaccattttattattattaaactttaaaaattttaaaaaccaagtgattggcgtttttcacataGGTATTGGCTTTCGCATTTATGTATTAACTTTTGTTCTGCAAGTTATAATTGTGAAAAACAGGATTCACTGCTTAGAGTTTTAAAAagtgtaataataataataaacaaat is part of the Vidua chalybeata isolate OUT-0048 chromosome 1, bVidCha1 merged haplotype, whole genome shotgun sequence genome and encodes:
- the MINDY4 gene encoding probable ubiquitin carboxyl-terminal hydrolase MINDY-4 isoform X3 gives rise to the protein MDNAFVEEVAASLVREFLSRKGLKKTISTMDQELPRSALSISNRNELRNVLHLHSLYKQNKAKENPLKTLLEIITNYFLEHRGTSRSSGSSSALATPQSKSSASHPPDLLDEDHGNASALDESKTQASRYDAENPLDKIPPPRKHQHRSEKCHTGTTHSSNLPCAWDKKLKDSREDLKAAVISEELKSTGKEKSRPRAGLIARGMMAGPVASPPEDPQKRRLSKRSTSISSTAQPRGEEHEEHDLSVPSPDLQESKASPPKSHVEFASKALLSSHTSSASEKPRNSPKDPEDFFSKLLSERERAKTEERKSLPSSGADSSEKNLKVSAPHRHSGAGREKKERSLRKTESRLSGHRKSPTSTGCKDDQMKEVLDLVDIEDEETTGEVNKTPDLSTLYMLQIVSKAIDISLAKELKNLLFGSSLCCFSEEWKIQSFTFNNIPQLKYGIVQKKGGPCGVLAAVQACVLQQLIFADSNRNKDTRCLQPSEAHRTKCLSLALADILWRAGGHEKALVALPSGRQQFTPTGKYKADGILETLILHSATRYEDLILFLQQNIHQFEIGPYGCILLTVSVILSRSINLVRNDFDVLTNRLIGSHGYCTQELVNLLLTGKAVSNVFNNVIELDSGNGNITILKGITSRSDIGLLSLFEHYDVCQIQLRCALKIKKMILLLHLSTVLGQSGKELSSTGTAQNPSCD